Genomic segment of Chloroflexota bacterium:
GCTCCAGATCCTCCGGCCTCGCCGCGATCATGCGCCACACGGGGATCTCCCGCTCCGCCTCCCCCCGCAGGTAGTGCAATAGCGTGGCCTGAAGCCCGGCCAGGGTGGTCTTGTCCACGCGCAGCGCCCGCGCCAGGGGATGGCGGCGCAACGCACGCACCCATCGCTCCCGCCCCACGATGATCCCGGCCTGAGGGCCGCCCAACAGCTTATCGCCGCTGAAGGTCACCAGGTCGGCGCCGGCCGCCACGCTCTCCTGCACGCGCGGCTCCGGGGCCAGACCGTAAGCCGTCGTATCCAGCAGGGTGCCGCTGCCCAGATCGTCGATCACGGCCAGCCCGTGCTCCCGGGCCAGGGCCACCATCTCCGCCAGGGAGACCTCCGTGGTGAACCCGATGATGCGGAAGTTGGACTGGTGCACCCGCAACAGCGCGGCCGTCTCCGGCCCAATGGCGGCCTCGTAATCCCGCAGATGCGTACGGTTCGTCGTGCCCACCTCCACCAGCCTGGCGCCGCTCTGCCGCATCACATCCGGCACGCGAAAGCCCCCGCCGATCTCGACCAGCTGCCCACGGGAGACGATCACCTCCCGCCCGGCCGCCACGCCGGCCAACGCCAGCAACACGGCCCCCGCGTTGTTGTTGACCACCAGCGCATCCTCCGCGCCGGTCAACTGGCGCAACAGGGCCACCGCGTGATCGTAGCGGGAGCCACGACGGCCAGCCTCCAGATCGTACTCCAGGTTGGAATACCCCCGGGCGACGGCGACCATCGCCCCCCGCGCGGCCGCGCTCAACGGGGCGCGGCCCAGGTTGGTGTGGATGATGACCCCGGTGGCGTTGATGACCGGATTCAGCGACGGCCGGGTGACGCGCTCGATCTCCGCCATCGCGTCCCGGATCAACACCCCCTGTTCGGGACAGGGATGCCCGCTCAGTACCGCCTCTCGGGCACGATCCACCGCGCGGCGGATGGCATCCGTCACCAGCTCATGGCCCCAATCGGCGATCACCTGCGCCAGCTCCGGAGCCCGCAGCAGGCGATCCACACTGGGAAGTTTTCTCAACTCATCCTGGACGCCCAATCGAACCCCCCTCCATGACTCTCAGCTCATCTATCCACATCGCGCAGCGTATCACGTCTACAAACGCGTG
This window contains:
- a CDS encoding L-seryl-tRNA(Sec) selenium transferase, translating into MRKLPSVDRLLRAPELAQVIADWGHELVTDAIRRAVDRAREAVLSGHPCPEQGVLIRDAMAEIERVTRPSLNPVINATGVIIHTNLGRAPLSAAARGAMVAVARGYSNLEYDLEAGRRGSRYDHAVALLRQLTGAEDALVVNNNAGAVLLALAGVAAGREVIVSRGQLVEIGGGFRVPDVMRQSGARLVEVGTTNRTHLRDYEAAIGPETAALLRVHQSNFRIIGFTTEVSLAEMVALAREHGLAVIDDLGSGTLLDTTAYGLAPEPRVQESVAAGADLVTFSGDKLLGGPQAGIIVGRERWVRALRRHPLARALRVDKTTLAGLQATLLHYLRGEAEREIPVWRMIAARPEDLERRARTWAEALQAQGVEAAIAATQSAVGGGSLPGETLPSTAVVLTPRSAEALGRALREGDPPVVARV